Proteins from one Candidatus Margulisiibacteriota bacterium genomic window:
- the lgt gene encoding prolipoprotein diacylglyceryl transferase: MHPVIWQAGGFTLHAYGLMVALGLGIGVALIAYFAWRYEKIAPETILDLALYCILGGIAGARLLYVAGQWEYFAEHPLEIVMLQNGGLVFLGSFLVGIPLLAFLVKKRKLSLLKVLDATAPGISLGYAIGRLGCFLNGCCFGLPTDLPWGLVFPAGSLAAQYCPGVRVHPTQLYSSLLMLLVFAVTALLYRRKRFDGEIASWWFILYALYRFTVEAFRFSPFHWLSLTPVQWLVLPLFLFGIWGLFYFRRRAA; encoded by the coding sequence ATGCATCCGGTCATCTGGCAGGCCGGCGGGTTCACGCTCCACGCGTACGGCCTGATGGTGGCGCTCGGCCTGGGGATCGGCGTCGCGCTGATCGCTTATTTCGCCTGGCGTTACGAAAAGATCGCCCCCGAAACGATCCTCGACCTGGCGCTCTACTGCATCCTCGGCGGCATCGCCGGCGCCCGCCTCCTGTACGTCGCCGGCCAGTGGGAATATTTTGCCGAACACCCGCTGGAGATCGTCATGCTGCAGAACGGCGGGCTGGTTTTCCTCGGCAGTTTCCTGGTCGGGATCCCGCTCCTCGCCTTCCTGGTCAAAAAAAGAAAACTCTCCCTGCTCAAGGTCCTCGACGCGACCGCTCCGGGGATCTCCCTCGGCTACGCGATCGGCCGGCTCGGCTGTTTCCTGAACGGCTGCTGTTTCGGCCTGCCGACCGATCTCCCCTGGGGGCTCGTCTTCCCCGCCGGTTCGCTGGCCGCCCAGTATTGCCCCGGCGTCCGGGTCCACCCGACCCAGCTCTATTCCTCGCTGCTCATGCTGCTGGTCTTTGCCGTCACCGCCCTGCTCTACCGGCGCAAACGGTTCGACGGCGAGATCGCTTCCTGGTGGTTCATCCTTTACGCTTTGTACCGCTTTACGGTCGAGGCCTTCCGTTTCAGCCCGTTCCATTGGTTGTCCCTGACGCCGGTCCAATGGCTGGTGCTGCCGCTTTTCCTCTTCGGCATCTGGGGGTTGTTTTATTTTCGCCGCCGCGCCGCCTAA
- a CDS encoding RluA family pseudouridine synthase, with amino-acid sequence MTVTAEQQGTRLDHFLATVAALDLSRSHAKKLIEDGLVTVNNAPAEPSYKLKLADRVSGAVPPALEPTVKPENIPLDVVFEDADIIVVNKPQGMVTHPAPGHYHGTLVNALLAHTPHLAAYGAPLRPGIVHRLDKDTSGLLVVAKSDRAYLDLIKQFKERTVAKTYAALVHGIMKNDAGTIAENIGRHPVHRKKMAVIKGESRSRSAVSEYRVLERHADTTLVEVRIKTGRTHQIRVHLSYIGHPLVGDPTYGKRENGLGIKGQMLHARKLSFHHPVSGEKLTFESSLPAAFTQWRRS; translated from the coding sequence CTGACCGTCACGGCCGAACAGCAAGGGACGCGGCTCGATCATTTCCTGGCGACCGTCGCCGCGCTCGACCTCTCCCGCTCGCACGCGAAAAAGTTGATCGAGGACGGGCTGGTCACCGTCAATAATGCCCCGGCGGAGCCGAGCTACAAGCTGAAACTGGCCGACCGGGTCAGCGGCGCCGTTCCGCCCGCGCTCGAGCCGACGGTCAAGCCGGAGAACATCCCGCTCGACGTCGTTTTCGAGGACGCGGATATCATCGTCGTTAATAAACCGCAGGGGATGGTTACCCACCCCGCTCCGGGGCATTATCACGGGACCCTGGTCAATGCGCTGCTGGCGCATACCCCGCATCTTGCCGCTTACGGCGCCCCGCTCCGGCCCGGCATCGTCCACCGGCTTGATAAAGACACCTCCGGCCTGCTGGTCGTCGCCAAGAGCGATCGCGCTTATCTCGACCTGATCAAGCAATTCAAGGAGCGGACGGTGGCAAAGACCTACGCGGCGCTGGTCCACGGGATCATGAAGAACGACGCGGGGACGATCGCGGAGAACATCGGCCGCCACCCGGTCCACCGGAAAAAGATGGCGGTCATCAAGGGGGAAAGCCGGTCGCGCTCGGCGGTCTCCGAGTACCGCGTTCTGGAACGGCACGCCGATACGACCCTGGTCGAGGTCAGGATCAAGACCGGGCGGACGCACCAGATCAGGGTCCACCTCAGCTACATCGGCCATCCGCTGGTCGGCGATCCGACCTACGGGAAAAGAGAAAATGGGCTAGGGATAAAAGGCCAGATGCTGCACGCGCGAAAATTAAGTTTCCACCATCCGGTCAGCGGAGAAAAATTGACGTTCGAAAGCAGTTTACCGGCAGCGTTTACACAATGGCGTAGGTCGTAA
- the ahcY gene encoding adenosylhomocysteinase: MPSHDIKDPALAPKGKLRIEWAERDMPVLARVREKFAKSQVLKGKKLSACLHVTAETANLVRTLKAGGADIVLCASNPLSTQDDVAASLVADYGIPVYAIKGENTDTYHKHLVAAIEHSPVITMDDGCDLVSAISAKYPAVAKQIIGSMEETTTGVIRLRAMERDGALKFPVIAVNDATTKNLFDNRYGTGQSTVDGIIRATDFLIAGKTIVAAGYGWCGKGFALRCKGMGANVIITEVDPVKALEAAMDGHRVMSMAEAAPLGDLFCTLTGNVNVIRPEHFAAMKDGAIVCNSGHFDVELDLKGLKKLAKKEVKNVRNFVDQYVLPSGRSIYLLAEGRLVNLGAAEGHPASVMDMSFSTQALATEYVINQAGKLGPKVYAVPAEIEAWVAAAKLQSMGMAIDQLTPEQVKYLASWQEGT; the protein is encoded by the coding sequence ATGCCGAGCCACGACATTAAAGACCCAGCTCTCGCCCCCAAAGGCAAACTCCGGATCGAATGGGCCGAGCGCGACATGCCGGTCCTCGCCCGGGTCAGGGAAAAATTCGCCAAAAGCCAGGTGCTGAAGGGGAAAAAGCTGAGCGCCTGCCTTCACGTTACCGCCGAAACCGCCAACCTGGTCCGGACGCTCAAGGCCGGCGGCGCCGATATAGTCCTCTGCGCGTCCAACCCGTTATCGACCCAGGATGACGTCGCCGCTTCGTTGGTGGCCGACTACGGCATCCCGGTCTACGCTATCAAGGGGGAGAACACTGACACTTATCATAAACACCTGGTCGCCGCGATCGAACATTCTCCGGTCATCACCATGGACGACGGCTGCGACCTGGTCTCGGCCATTTCCGCCAAATATCCGGCGGTGGCCAAGCAGATCATCGGGAGCATGGAAGAGACGACGACCGGCGTTATCCGGCTCCGGGCAATGGAGCGGGACGGCGCCCTCAAGTTCCCGGTTATCGCCGTCAACGACGCGACGACCAAGAACCTGTTCGATAACCGCTACGGCACCGGGCAATCGACCGTCGACGGCATTATCCGGGCGACCGATTTCCTGATCGCCGGCAAGACCATCGTCGCCGCCGGCTACGGCTGGTGCGGCAAAGGTTTCGCCCTCCGCTGCAAGGGGATGGGCGCGAACGTCATCATTACCGAGGTCGACCCGGTCAAAGCGCTCGAAGCGGCCATGGACGGCCACCGGGTCATGTCGATGGCGGAAGCGGCGCCGCTCGGCGACCTTTTCTGCACGCTGACCGGCAACGTCAACGTGATCCGGCCGGAACATTTCGCGGCCATGAAGGACGGGGCGATCGTCTGCAACTCCGGCCACTTCGACGTCGAGCTCGACCTGAAAGGGTTAAAGAAGCTGGCGAAAAAAGAGGTCAAGAACGTCCGCAACTTCGTCGACCAGTATGTCCTGCCCAGCGGCCGGAGCATCTACCTCCTGGCGGAAGGCCGGCTGGTCAATCTCGGCGCCGCCGAAGGGCACCCCGCCTCGGTCATGGACATGAGCTTCTCGACGCAGGCGCTGGCGACCGAATACGTCATCAACCAGGCCGGCAAGCTCGGCCCCAAAGTCTACGCCGTCCCGGCGGAGATCGAAGCGTGGGTCGCGGCGGCCAAATTGCAGTCGATGGGGATGGCGATCGATCAATTAACGCCGGAACAGGTCAAATATCTCGCTTCCTGGCAGGAGGGGACATAA
- a CDS encoding ATP-binding protein, whose protein sequence is MDIEVVIKKTAAYSLLTAIITGIFLSVIVISDYVVRATMGTSSIWVGILAAFVVALVFQPLRDLVQKGIDKLFFRTRYEYQSIINKYSHALARPMADLDRFARIAPYLLWKSMKLSNSSLMVLDRVTKKYVLRAGEGTAKELIGQTLPEDSALIQELALRYKEIDREELSYRLRDDKKLSDQQKAWYQRILAELDQIKAALVIPNISESEYFNKPTLLALLCLGPKMSEEQFSREDVEFLETLGHQATISIEYAFILEELKKNQEQVIKSEKLAALGTTTAGIAHELKNPLTYLLTVAQTMESAWDNKAFKESVIKMLPSEVERMKLIIDGLSDFSKQHELRLEPTEMTAVIDKTLAVLAYETRKNNVFVKKHYPAENEEKAIAIADKYRIVQVFMNIIANAVQAMGKQGGDLAITVRQDEKEVKISIMDTGPGIPAEQLKKVFDPFFTTKESGTGLGLSITKRIVDEHHGTLYVDSHVGEGTTFTICLPRA, encoded by the coding sequence ATGGATATCGAAGTTGTCATCAAGAAGACCGCCGCCTACTCCCTTCTCACCGCCATCATTACCGGGATATTCCTGTCGGTGATCGTGATCAGCGATTACGTGGTGCGGGCAACGATGGGGACCAGCTCGATCTGGGTCGGCATCCTGGCGGCGTTCGTGGTGGCACTGGTGTTCCAGCCGCTCCGCGACCTGGTCCAGAAAGGGATCGACAAGCTGTTTTTCCGCACCCGCTACGAATACCAGTCGATCATCAACAAGTACTCCCACGCCCTCGCCCGCCCCATGGCGGACCTCGACCGCTTTGCCCGGATCGCGCCGTACTTATTGTGGAAATCGATGAAGCTTTCCAACTCTTCGCTCATGGTCCTCGACCGGGTCACGAAAAAATACGTCCTTCGCGCCGGCGAAGGGACAGCCAAAGAGCTGATCGGCCAGACCCTCCCCGAAGACTCGGCGCTGATCCAGGAGCTGGCGCTCCGCTACAAGGAGATCGACCGCGAAGAGCTGAGCTACCGGCTGCGCGATGACAAAAAGCTGAGCGACCAGCAAAAGGCGTGGTACCAGCGGATCCTCGCCGAGCTCGACCAGATCAAGGCGGCGCTGGTCATCCCCAATATCTCGGAAAGCGAATATTTTAACAAGCCGACCCTGCTGGCGCTGCTTTGCCTCGGGCCCAAAATGTCGGAAGAGCAGTTCTCGCGCGAGGACGTCGAATTCCTGGAAACGCTCGGCCACCAGGCAACGATCAGCATCGAGTACGCCTTTATCCTGGAAGAGCTGAAGAAGAACCAGGAGCAGGTCATTAAAAGCGAAAAATTGGCGGCGCTCGGCACCACCACCGCCGGCATCGCCCACGAGCTGAAGAACCCGCTCACCTATTTATTGACGGTCGCCCAGACCATGGAGAGCGCCTGGGACAACAAGGCCTTTAAGGAAAGCGTCATCAAGATGCTCCCCTCGGAGGTCGAGCGGATGAAACTGATCATCGACGGGCTGTCGGATTTCTCCAAACAGCACGAGCTCCGCCTGGAGCCGACCGAGATGACCGCGGTCATCGACAAAACGCTCGCCGTCCTCGCTTACGAGACCCGCAAGAACAACGTCTTCGTCAAAAAGCACTATCCGGCCGAGAACGAGGAAAAGGCGATCGCCATTGCCGACAAGTACCGGATCGTCCAGGTCTTTATGAACATCATCGCCAACGCCGTCCAGGCCATGGGAAAGCAGGGAGGAGACTTGGCCATCACCGTCCGGCAGGACGAAAAAGAGGTCAAGATCTCGATCATGGACACCGGGCCGGGGATCCCGGCCGAACAGCTGAAAAAGGTCTTCGATCCTTTCTTTACCACCAAGGAGAGCGGCACGGGGTTGGGGTTGTCCATCACCAAGCGGATCGTCGACGAACACCACGGAACGCTCTATGTGGATTCCCACGTCGGCGAGGGGACGACTTTTACGATCTGCTTACCGCGGGCGTGA
- a CDS encoding deoxyhypusine synthase family protein — translation MASKYLKNPTIPFRVSKGQNAADILDGMLATGFQGKALGEAYAIWQEMLRQKKITIWLGISGAIIPAGMRRVISYLVEKRFVDVIVSTGAQVFHDLAEALGVVHYRGSALVDDQALLKEGIDRFYDVLVQEELQRKVDRRIQVFLETLDPDYQYSSREFLKHLGLYLAAEAVNKDSFVLQAAKAGIPVFAPALCDSSIGYSFVMARHGIQDSKDGKAYRRDGKKVFRYIDQMKDTDETVQIAENSGKSGVIYLGGGVPKNFIQQTELLNMILGNQLPGHEYAVQITTDNPHFGGLSGCTFQEAQSWGKIAGHAKMTQCFCDLTIALPLLAQGLCEVEPLAKKRPKPRYDWSRDQLKVRYER, via the coding sequence ATGGCTTCCAAATACCTGAAAAATCCGACGATCCCGTTCCGGGTCAGCAAAGGGCAAAACGCCGCCGACATCCTGGACGGCATGCTGGCGACTGGCTTCCAGGGGAAAGCGCTCGGCGAAGCGTACGCCATCTGGCAGGAGATGCTGCGGCAGAAGAAGATCACCATCTGGCTCGGGATCTCCGGCGCGATCATCCCGGCCGGCATGCGGCGGGTCATCAGCTACCTGGTGGAAAAGCGGTTCGTCGACGTCATTGTCTCGACCGGCGCGCAGGTTTTCCACGACCTGGCCGAAGCGCTCGGCGTCGTCCACTACCGGGGCTCGGCCCTGGTTGACGACCAGGCGCTGCTCAAAGAGGGGATCGACCGCTTCTACGACGTTTTGGTCCAGGAAGAGCTGCAGCGCAAGGTCGACCGGCGCATCCAGGTCTTTCTGGAAACGCTCGACCCCGATTACCAGTATTCCTCGCGGGAATTCCTGAAGCATCTCGGCTTATACCTGGCCGCTGAAGCGGTCAATAAGGATTCTTTTGTCCTGCAGGCGGCCAAGGCGGGGATCCCGGTCTTTGCCCCGGCGCTGTGCGACAGTTCGATCGGTTATTCTTTTGTCATGGCCCGGCACGGGATCCAGGACAGTAAGGACGGCAAGGCCTACCGCCGGGACGGGAAAAAAGTTTTCCGCTACATCGACCAGATGAAAGATACCGACGAAACGGTGCAGATCGCGGAAAACTCGGGGAAGTCCGGCGTTATCTACCTGGGGGGCGGGGTGCCGAAGAACTTTATCCAGCAGACCGAACTGCTCAACATGATCTTGGGGAACCAGCTCCCCGGCCACGAATACGCCGTCCAGATCACGACCGACAATCCGCACTTCGGCGGGCTTTCCGGCTGCACTTTCCAGGAAGCGCAGAGCTGGGGAAAGATCGCCGGCCACGCCAAGATGACCCAGTGTTTTTGCGACCTGACGATCGCCCTGCCGCTTCTGGCGCAGGGGTTGTGCGAGGTCGAACCGCTGGCCAAAAAACGGCCGAAACCGCGCTACGACTGGTCGCGCGACCAGCTTAAGGTGCGCTACGAACGATGA
- a CDS encoding DUF5665 domain-containing protein, whose amino-acid sequence MDEENRLLEALEQVRRDKHQPWRYIMFTFLNGIAQGLGMALGMTLLLGILLYMLTVILSHMINFPVVGAYVSELMKIMETSVRHGGRVR is encoded by the coding sequence ATGGACGAAGAGAACAGACTTCTTGAAGCGCTCGAACAGGTCCGCCGGGACAAACATCAGCCTTGGCGGTATATCATGTTTACCTTCTTGAACGGGATCGCCCAGGGGCTCGGTATGGCGCTCGGCATGACGCTGCTCCTTGGCATCCTGCTCTATATGCTGACCGTGATCCTGTCGCACATGATCAATTTCCCGGTTGTCGGCGCTTACGTTAGCGAGCTGATGAAGATCATGGAAACGTCCGTCAGACATGGGGGCAGGGTCAGATAA
- the ileS gene encoding isoleucine--tRNA ligase has protein sequence MSEEKAKYKHTLNLPQTDFPIKASLAKVEEEFLGKWAGSDIYHQLLAKNKGKSSYILHDGPPYPNGDIHLGHALNKTLKDIIVKYKSMSGFFAPYIPGWDCHGLPIETQLLKEIGDKRKEMPVIEFREKCKEYALKYVDLQRKEFQKLGIFGEWDKPYLTIDHPYEAKIIELFGNLAEKGYVYRGLKPIHWCPTDMTALAEAEIEYEDDRSPSIYVKFEILNTKSEINSKVRNPNLPKDKPWSVIIWTTTPWTLPANVAVAAHPGYEYVFLDIGSEVYVVAEGLLNNFVDKLGLKDHKIIDKAKGNMLEGILCKHPFVDREVPIVNDEYVTLEQGTGFVHIAPGHGAEDYQVGLKYKLPIVMPVDERGYFDGTVPDFIKGKHYDEANKLITEKMKENGTLLKLEFFKHPYPHCWRCKKPVIFRATEQWFIAVDHQAMRQEALKAITQTKWFPAWGENRIRGMVETRPDWCVSRQRSWGVPIPAFYCVKCKKPQLTGLFNKAIVELVKKEGTNGWFAKEAKDILPAGTKCPACGGTEFTKETDILDVWFESGSSHAAVLETRSELSWPADLYLEGSDQHRGWFQSSLLLAIGYKGRAPFNAVLTHGFTIDDKGKKMSKSLGNVIDPNDVAKRYGADVLRLWVASTDFRNDMAASEKILKQVQEAYSKIRNTCRFLLSNLNDFNGGKPEQLLEIDQWILLKLNRLTEKIVKAYDEFEFHQVYHGLYDFCVNDLSAFYLDMSKDRLYCGGKNSPERRSAQFAMHEILTTLVRLMAPILSFTAEDILRYTKIDGSVFLQGMPQADKVYLDEKLGEKWDALLDIRAKAYQKIEELRAAKAIGSSSAAQVTLAARGKELELLRSVENLLPMIMIVSKVVLTEGESDIKVSPAPGEKCQRCWLYSESVGQDQAHPTLCQRCASVVKALG, from the coding sequence ATGTCCGAAGAGAAAGCAAAATACAAACACACCCTGAACCTGCCGCAAACCGACTTCCCGATCAAGGCAAGCCTCGCCAAGGTCGAGGAGGAGTTTCTGGGTAAATGGGCGGGGTCGGACATCTACCATCAGCTCCTGGCCAAGAATAAGGGAAAAAGCAGCTACATCCTGCACGACGGCCCTCCCTACCCGAACGGCGACATCCACCTCGGCCACGCGCTGAACAAGACGCTCAAGGACATCATCGTCAAATATAAATCGATGTCCGGCTTTTTTGCCCCGTATATCCCCGGCTGGGATTGCCACGGTCTGCCGATCGAGACCCAGCTCTTGAAAGAGATCGGCGACAAGCGCAAGGAGATGCCGGTCATCGAGTTTCGCGAAAAGTGCAAAGAGTACGCCTTGAAATACGTCGACCTGCAGCGAAAAGAGTTCCAGAAGCTCGGCATCTTCGGCGAATGGGACAAGCCGTACCTGACGATCGATCACCCGTACGAGGCCAAGATCATCGAGCTGTTCGGCAACCTGGCGGAAAAAGGGTACGTCTATCGGGGGCTCAAGCCGATCCACTGGTGCCCGACCGACATGACGGCGCTAGCGGAAGCGGAGATCGAGTACGAGGATGACCGATCGCCGTCGATCTATGTCAAATTCGAAATACTAAATACTAAATCCGAAATAAATTCTAAGGTCCGAAATCCTAATTTACCAAAGGACAAGCCCTGGTCAGTCATTATTTGGACCACTACTCCCTGGACCTTGCCGGCGAACGTGGCGGTGGCCGCGCACCCCGGCTATGAATACGTGTTCTTGGATATCGGCAGCGAAGTCTACGTCGTCGCGGAAGGACTGCTCAATAACTTTGTCGATAAGCTGGGGTTAAAAGACCATAAGATCATTGATAAGGCCAAGGGGAATATGCTGGAAGGGATATTGTGCAAACATCCTTTTGTCGACCGCGAGGTCCCGATCGTTAACGACGAATATGTCACCCTGGAACAGGGGACCGGCTTTGTCCACATCGCCCCCGGCCACGGCGCGGAGGACTACCAGGTTGGCCTCAAGTATAAACTGCCGATCGTCATGCCGGTCGACGAACGCGGTTATTTCGACGGCACCGTCCCCGACTTCATCAAAGGGAAACATTACGACGAGGCGAACAAGCTGATCACCGAAAAGATGAAGGAGAACGGCACGCTCCTTAAACTCGAGTTCTTCAAGCACCCCTACCCCCACTGCTGGCGCTGCAAGAAGCCGGTCATCTTCCGGGCGACCGAACAATGGTTCATCGCGGTCGACCATCAGGCGATGCGCCAGGAAGCGCTCAAGGCGATCACGCAGACCAAATGGTTCCCCGCCTGGGGGGAGAACCGGATCCGCGGCATGGTGGAGACGAGGCCCGACTGGTGCGTCTCGCGCCAGCGCTCCTGGGGAGTGCCGATCCCGGCCTTCTATTGCGTCAAGTGTAAAAAACCGCAGCTGACCGGGCTCTTTAACAAAGCGATCGTCGAGCTCGTCAAAAAAGAGGGGACCAACGGCTGGTTTGCCAAAGAAGCCAAAGACATTCTGCCGGCCGGGACCAAATGCCCCGCTTGCGGCGGGACCGAGTTCACCAAGGAAACTGACATCCTCGACGTCTGGTTCGAGTCCGGCTCGTCGCATGCCGCCGTCCTGGAGACGCGGTCCGAGTTAAGCTGGCCGGCTGACCTCTATCTTGAAGGATCCGACCAGCACCGGGGTTGGTTCCAGTCCTCGCTCCTCCTTGCCATCGGTTATAAAGGACGGGCGCCGTTCAATGCAGTGCTGACGCACGGCTTCACCATCGACGACAAGGGGAAAAAGATGAGCAAGTCGCTCGGCAACGTCATCGACCCCAACGACGTCGCCAAACGGTACGGCGCCGATGTCCTCCGCCTCTGGGTCGCGTCGACCGATTTCCGCAACGACATGGCGGCCTCGGAAAAGATCTTAAAACAGGTCCAGGAAGCGTATTCGAAAATACGCAACACCTGCCGTTTCCTGCTAAGCAATCTTAACGACTTCAACGGCGGTAAACCCGAACAGTTGCTGGAAATAGACCAATGGATACTGCTCAAGCTTAACCGGCTGACCGAAAAGATCGTTAAAGCTTACGACGAGTTCGAGTTCCACCAGGTCTATCACGGGCTCTACGATTTCTGCGTCAACGACCTGTCGGCTTTCTATCTCGATATGTCGAAAGACCGTTTATATTGCGGCGGGAAAAATTCGCCCGAGCGCCGGTCCGCGCAGTTCGCTATGCATGAGATACTGACTACGTTGGTCAGATTAATGGCGCCGATCCTGTCCTTTACGGCCGAAGACATCCTGCGCTACACGAAAATTGACGGTTCGGTCTTTCTCCAAGGAATGCCGCAGGCCGACAAGGTTTACCTGGATGAAAAGTTGGGGGAGAAATGGGACGCGCTGCTCGACATCAGGGCGAAAGCTTACCAGAAGATCGAAGAATTGCGGGCGGCGAAGGCGATCGGTTCGTCGTCGGCCGCGCAGGTCACGCTCGCGGCCCGGGGGAAAGAGCTGGAATTGCTCCGGTCGGTGGAAAACTTATTGCCGATGATCATGATCGTCTCTAAAGTGGTATTGACCGAAGGGGAAAGCGACATAAAAGTTTCTCCCGCTCCCGGCGAGAAATGCCAGCGCTGCTGGCTCTACAGCGAAAGCGTCGGTCAGGACCAGGCGCATCCAACTCTTTGTCAGCGCTGCGCGTCGGTCGTCAAAGCGCTTGGTTGA
- the lspA gene encoding signal peptidase II, translated as MAIFYLNALLVLAVDQFLKHLVHRFMYFGQSIPLIDDVVRLTYVRNTGAAFSLFVGFSPYLAVVGVLVAIFVVYYHYRIPANNYLMQLGLSCLLGGSIGNLTDRVVRTYVIDYLDITIWPVFNFADIMINLGVFLILLNFLKSPDEEQG; from the coding sequence GTGGCGATTTTCTATCTTAACGCCCTGCTGGTCCTCGCCGTCGACCAATTTCTCAAGCACCTGGTCCACCGGTTCATGTATTTCGGCCAGTCGATCCCGCTCATCGATGACGTGGTCAGGCTGACCTACGTCCGCAACACCGGAGCGGCTTTCTCCCTGTTCGTCGGCTTTTCCCCTTATCTGGCGGTGGTCGGCGTACTGGTGGCCATCTTCGTCGTCTATTACCATTATCGGATCCCGGCCAATAACTATCTGATGCAACTGGGCCTGTCTTGTCTTTTGGGCGGCAGCATCGGCAACCTGACCGACCGGGTGGTCCGCACCTACGTCATCGATTATCTCGACATCACCATCTGGCCGGTCTTCAACTTCGCCGACATCATGATCAACCTCGGCGTCTTCCTGATCCTGCTCAACTTCCTGAAGTCGCCGGACGAGGAACAGGGCTGA
- the speB gene encoding agmatinase: MSNFLGLTQKPADRAKAQFVVIPCPHEATTSYGKGTKHGPAAILQASREIEWFDEELGSEPCVKAGVYTDKPSPVASLESRVASCLRDDKIPVILGGEHSLSPYAVKACKAKYPDLSVLQLDAHADLRDTYQGKKNSHACAARRIWELCPLVQAGVRSISRAEHEWAQKNRQLDRIVFARQRDELAKVTAELSRNVYLTIDVDVFDPSVVPATGTPEPGGFSWAEMLVLLKGLCADRNVVGFDVVELAPRRGDSASDFTIARLVYKLIGFLSR, from the coding sequence ATGAGCAATTTTCTGGGCCTCACGCAAAAACCGGCCGACCGGGCCAAAGCGCAGTTCGTCGTCATCCCTTGCCCGCACGAAGCGACCACCAGTTACGGCAAGGGGACCAAGCACGGCCCGGCGGCGATCTTGCAGGCTTCCCGCGAGATCGAATGGTTTGACGAAGAGCTCGGCTCCGAACCGTGCGTTAAAGCCGGGGTCTATACCGACAAGCCGTCCCCGGTCGCGAGTCTCGAGTCGCGAGTCGCGAGTTGTCTGCGCGATGATAAGATCCCGGTCATCCTCGGCGGGGAACATTCGCTTTCTCCCTACGCCGTCAAGGCCTGCAAGGCCAAGTATCCCGACCTCTCGGTGCTCCAACTCGACGCGCATGCCGACCTGCGCGATACCTATCAGGGGAAGAAGAACAGCCACGCCTGCGCCGCCCGGCGGATCTGGGAACTGTGCCCCCTCGTCCAGGCCGGGGTCAGGAGCATCTCCCGGGCAGAGCACGAGTGGGCGCAAAAGAACCGGCAGCTCGACCGGATCGTCTTTGCCCGCCAGCGGGATGAGTTGGCCAAGGTGACGGCCGAACTGAGCCGGAACGTCTACCTGACGATCGACGTCGACGTTTTTGACCCGTCCGTCGTCCCCGCGACCGGGACGCCGGAGCCGGGCGGTTTCAGCTGGGCGGAAATGTTGGTCCTGTTAAAAGGGCTCTGCGCCGATCGGAACGTGGTCGGTTTTGACGTCGTGGAATTGGCTCCCCGCCGGGGCGATAGCGCTTCCGACTTTACCATTGCCCGCCTGGTTTACAAGCTGATCGGCTTCCTGAGCCGCTAA